Proteins encoded together in one Chitinophaga sp. LS1 window:
- a CDS encoding MFS transporter, translating to MLPGCNASPYRGWYGALLPPIAGSCIAGLTFSCSVCCFSLSTSLPVALFFVALAGGGMMAQIAAKNTYVQTHVEDHMRSRVISYYVMAFQGMLPIGNLLTGTIVHQLGAKHTVTMQSIAGAVCVALFTYYSRSVRQDTPHRSAEAIP from the coding sequence TTGCTACCTGGATGCAACGCCTCGCCGTATCGTGGATGGTATGGCGCATTACTCCCGCCAATCGCTGGTAGTTGCATTGCAGGACTTACTTTTTCATGTAGTGTGTGTTGTTTCTCGTTGAGTACTTCATTGCCGGTAGCGTTGTTTTTTGTGGCGTTGGCAGGAGGGGGGATGATGGCGCAGATTGCCGCCAAGAATACTTATGTGCAGACGCATGTAGAGGATCATATGCGCAGCCGGGTGATCAGTTATTATGTGATGGCGTTTCAGGGGATGTTGCCTATCGGGAATTTGCTCACAGGCACGATCGTGCATCAGTTGGGAGCTAAGCATACGGTGACAATGCAGAGCATTGCCGGTGCCGTATGCGTCGCGTTATTTACATATTATTCAAGGTCTGTCAGACAGGATACCCCACATAGATCAGCGGAGGCAATCCCTTAA
- a CDS encoding DUF6717 family protein: protein MKKTFRFYKTDKGSWYIDLPEWTDGIEALQMVEGADTMLDTVSNQSDEVYLELSDEPFEGADVLHLTENLQDSITGGIYMMPFYKGTEINHPMWLCGVTAFVFKGLPPLIYVGYPV from the coding sequence ATGAAAAAGACATTCAGATTTTACAAAACCGACAAAGGCAGCTGGTATATAGACCTGCCGGAATGGACAGACGGTATTGAAGCCCTGCAAATGGTAGAAGGCGCCGACACTATGCTCGACACTGTAAGCAATCAATCCGATGAAGTTTACCTGGAACTGAGCGACGAACCTTTTGAAGGTGCAGACGTACTCCACCTCACAGAGAATCTCCAGGACAGTATCACTGGCGGTATCTATATGATGCCTTTCTACAAGGGTACTGAAATCAATCACCCCATGTGGTTATGTGGTGTGACAGCGTTTGTATTTAAGGGATTGCCTCCGCTGATCTATGTGGGGTATCCTGTCTGA